One Theropithecus gelada isolate Dixy chromosome 20, Tgel_1.0, whole genome shotgun sequence DNA segment encodes these proteins:
- the AHSP gene encoding alpha-hemoglobin-stabilizing protein produces MALLKANKDLISAGRQEFSVLLNQQVFNDPLISEEDMVTVVEDWMNFYINYYRQQVTGEPQERDRALQEFRQELNTLANPFLAKYRDFLKSHELWSHPPPSS; encoded by the exons ATGGCTCTTCTTAAGGCCAATAAGGATCTCATTTCTGCAGGACGGCAGGAGTTCAGTGTTCTGCTGAATCAGCAG GTCTTCAATGATCCTCTCATCTCTGAAGAAGACATGGTGACTGTGGTGGAGGACTGGATGAACTTCTACATCAACTATTACAGGCAGCAGGTGACAGGGGAGCCCCAAGAACGAGACAGGGCTCTGCAGGAGTTTCGGCAAGAGCTGAACACTCTGGCCAACCCTTTCCTGGCCAAGTACAGGGACTTCCTGAAGTCTCATGAGCTCTGGAGTCACCCACCGCCCTCCTCCTAG